One Cryptosporangium aurantiacum DNA window includes the following coding sequences:
- a CDS encoding WD40 repeat domain-containing serine/threonine protein kinase: MIVERAQVADALPQYELGTLIGSGAHGLVFTARHRRLGTTCAIKVLVATDSERAVSARRFKTEAEVMTTLDHPHVVRVQEYAEGRTIWLLVMEYLSAGSLIGRMRKPIAPAAACAVALAVADALAAAHARGVVHRDIKPANLLFTADGLVKISDFGIAKLFTGPDASASVELVGTPRYISPEQITGGRVSPATDLYALGVCFYELLDLGPDWIAHSEVPLRVDHAVFDVRRTGEPEGRPQFRRRTLLAGAGGGLVGLTLAVAGLTAAVRPGRTSPMETPSVDRGRPAVAPIGSTPAVPVFGPVLSPDGGSVAWIDNARISVWTPVGGREAKPRTFGDDEQGFSSAAFDPRGWLLATGGNETVVIWDATTGHQYPRPLAGGPHNTSVVAFGRNGLVVAASGVDTTVVRMWDLPTSELAEAPFVSGRGQISALAFNPRADQLAAASDGVRLWPLGASRGGREAIHLPVPGVVGQLRFSPDGSLLAAVTDEGQIFLFDVSLTPIQTAPVRRIEASQGSGASMSVGFGKDSATMITFDGRVLQWWDRMTGAEAGPPADLHLADEVRTSVFSQDGTRLAAAISDGQVKAWELT; encoded by the coding sequence TTGATCGTCGAGCGTGCGCAGGTCGCCGACGCGCTGCCGCAGTACGAGCTCGGCACGCTGATCGGTTCGGGCGCACACGGGCTGGTCTTCACGGCCCGCCACCGCCGGTTGGGTACGACCTGCGCGATCAAGGTGCTCGTTGCCACTGACTCGGAGCGAGCCGTGTCGGCGCGCCGGTTCAAGACCGAAGCCGAGGTCATGACGACCCTCGACCACCCGCACGTCGTCCGGGTGCAGGAGTACGCCGAGGGCCGGACGATCTGGCTTCTGGTCATGGAGTACCTCAGCGCTGGCAGCCTGATCGGCCGGATGCGCAAACCGATCGCACCAGCAGCCGCGTGCGCCGTAGCGCTCGCGGTCGCCGACGCACTGGCCGCGGCGCATGCCCGTGGGGTCGTCCACCGCGACATCAAGCCGGCGAACCTCCTGTTCACCGCGGACGGGCTGGTGAAGATCAGCGATTTCGGGATCGCGAAGCTGTTCACCGGTCCGGACGCATCGGCCAGCGTCGAACTCGTCGGAACGCCGCGGTACATCTCCCCGGAGCAGATCACCGGTGGGCGAGTGAGTCCGGCAACCGATCTGTACGCGCTTGGTGTCTGCTTCTACGAGTTGCTTGACCTCGGACCGGACTGGATCGCCCACTCCGAGGTGCCGTTGCGCGTCGACCACGCGGTGTTCGACGTGCGGCGAACCGGCGAGCCGGAAGGACGACCACAGTTCCGCCGCCGTACGTTGCTCGCCGGGGCAGGCGGTGGTCTCGTCGGATTGACGCTCGCTGTCGCCGGTCTCACAGCGGCCGTGCGTCCCGGCCGAACCTCACCCATGGAGACACCGTCGGTCGACCGCGGTCGGCCCGCGGTCGCTCCGATCGGCTCGACACCGGCCGTCCCCGTGTTCGGGCCCGTGCTCAGCCCGGACGGAGGCAGTGTGGCCTGGATCGACAACGCGCGGATCTCGGTCTGGACGCCGGTCGGCGGGCGTGAGGCCAAGCCGCGCACCTTCGGCGACGACGAGCAGGGCTTCTCCTCCGCGGCCTTCGATCCGCGCGGCTGGCTGCTGGCCACCGGCGGCAACGAGACCGTCGTCATCTGGGACGCCACGACCGGACATCAATATCCGAGGCCGCTGGCCGGTGGTCCGCACAACACGTCGGTAGTGGCGTTCGGACGCAACGGGCTGGTGGTCGCGGCCAGTGGAGTGGACACCACGGTCGTGCGGATGTGGGACCTGCCCACCAGCGAATTGGCGGAAGCTCCGTTCGTCAGCGGCCGCGGTCAGATCTCGGCCCTCGCGTTCAACCCCCGCGCCGACCAGCTGGCCGCGGCGAGCGACGGCGTCCGGCTCTGGCCGCTCGGTGCTTCCCGCGGCGGGCGAGAGGCGATCCACCTGCCGGTACCCGGGGTGGTCGGGCAATTGCGTTTCAGCCCGGACGGGTCGCTACTGGCCGCGGTCACCGACGAGGGCCAAATCTTTCTCTTCGACGTGTCGTTGACGCCGATTCAGACGGCACCGGTTCGGCGGATCGAAGCGTCCCAGGGCTCGGGCGCCAGCATGAGCGTCGGCTTTGGAAAGGACTCGGCCACGATGATCACGTTCGACGGCCGAGTGCTTCAGTGGTGGGATCGGATGACCGGCGCGGAAGCGGGCCCGCCCGCCGACCTTCACCTCGCCGATGAGGTCAGGACGTCGGTCTTCAGTCAGGACGGAACCCGACTGGCGGCCGCCATCTCGGACGGGCAGGTCAAAGCGTGGGAACTCACCTGA
- the fxsT gene encoding FxSxx-COOH system tetratricopeptide repeat protein: protein MTAEPTGVVVTFYSFKGGTGRTMALANVAWILAANGKRVLAVDWDLESPGLHRYFSPFVDRRAIRTNRGVIGLIHDFQNAKARSLASGGPELDVNEHADISTRVIPLDWPDFPDGGRLDLLSAGKHSRDYAKSLASVDWDDFYTRLDGGRFFQALRTGMKQQYDYVLIDSRTGYSDVADICTIELPDVLVDCFTLNEQGIDGAATVAHLVLGQKPNMRILPVPMRLDPAEKVKADAGRAAAQQRFGEIPTFVDRAERDRYWSRVYIPYQAFYNYEEVLATFGDTPQTPGTLLAAYELLTKELTEGAIDTMPPMSPTLRRAFNAQFERRIVVAETDVALRYAVEDTNWAEWLGHVLLAAGVRVVDPIADPRADTSGCRDLLIMSDWATNDPSLQLTPLGATQSALAVYVADIPPAQRTSAGDSIFISRLTEAAAVEAVLRLVGRTEAVLAPEVDQGSPRFPAEEPFVSNLGARNARFTGRENELRTLRRQLSSSGTIVVSSAKPVALQGMGGIGKTQIALEYAHQFRSAYDVIWWIKADPVTFIDVQLEDLGRRLELPLGASGPENARAVLDALRRGVPHKRWLLIFDNAEDSRVGDFLPSGPGHVLITSRTTSWGDRTRTVPIDVFDRRESVEHFRSRTPTITSAEANQLAELLGDLPIAVAAAAAFLAESRFPVESLVQEIEARGPAMIPLPDQAGTPSDQTQTQPVQALWDVSLNRLHERSVAAYRLLQLCSVMDTSVALDLIYGEEMAQALTPYDPSLTERLLRGRMVQEIARLALARVEPRSEGPGGEVSEGRLSVHRLVQYVVRSRMSDEELEEARHHVHLVLARSRPPGEIDDPGTWPRFRTLWPHLERSKAVECDDPVVRQLLIERVRYLWVGGDYQRGLERARQTEAVWVARLDRMAADHVVDDVRQTLRGQLLHLRFNMANLLRSLGDFEESRTLDEEVLREQQDLLGDDHPLTLITAGSAAGDLRGLGHYQEALKRDQRTYAAWQDLFGEGHARTLAALNNLATSYRLIGDYRQALELDVKAYEGRRGTLGERHPSTLYSAGHIGRDLREGGEYEQSVRRLRVVADVFAEELSAEARDTLNARVNLAVSLRTAGHLEEAEELLHDAYDRLSDKFPYAPDTLSCRLSRAVVLLRLGNDIAGSELRAVYDAYQRSFGPQHPYTLICLNNQVAAAHDAGDRSRARELADEVARDFSLALGQDHPYTLAAEMNLGIALAEIDAFDRALTLFASAVDRSARFLGERHPDTLSGAANRALIEVRAGSAGPDIVEKAVRRLSERVGRTHPTVLTIEQERLVTRLIDPLPF from the coding sequence ATGACAGCGGAACCGACCGGCGTGGTCGTGACGTTCTACTCCTTCAAGGGCGGCACCGGTCGGACGATGGCGCTAGCGAACGTCGCCTGGATTCTCGCGGCCAACGGCAAGCGCGTGCTGGCGGTCGACTGGGACCTCGAGTCCCCGGGCCTGCACCGGTACTTCTCGCCGTTCGTCGACCGTCGCGCGATCCGGACGAACCGGGGCGTGATCGGCCTGATCCACGACTTCCAGAACGCCAAGGCGCGGAGTCTCGCGTCCGGAGGCCCTGAGCTGGACGTCAACGAACACGCCGACATCAGCACGCGGGTCATTCCGCTGGATTGGCCGGACTTCCCGGACGGCGGACGGCTCGATCTGCTGTCGGCGGGCAAGCACAGCAGGGACTACGCCAAGTCGCTGGCCAGCGTCGACTGGGACGACTTCTACACCCGGCTCGACGGTGGGCGTTTCTTCCAAGCTCTCCGCACCGGGATGAAGCAGCAGTACGACTACGTGCTGATCGATAGCCGCACCGGGTACAGCGACGTCGCGGACATCTGCACGATCGAGCTGCCGGACGTGCTGGTCGACTGCTTCACGCTCAACGAGCAAGGCATCGACGGAGCGGCCACCGTCGCCCACCTCGTGCTCGGGCAGAAGCCGAACATGCGGATCCTGCCGGTTCCGATGCGGCTCGACCCCGCGGAGAAGGTCAAGGCCGACGCGGGCCGCGCGGCCGCCCAGCAGCGGTTCGGCGAGATCCCGACGTTCGTCGACCGCGCCGAGCGCGACCGGTACTGGAGCCGCGTCTACATCCCCTACCAGGCGTTCTACAACTACGAAGAGGTCCTCGCGACCTTCGGCGACACACCGCAGACTCCGGGCACCCTGCTCGCGGCCTACGAGTTGCTCACCAAAGAGCTGACCGAGGGCGCAATCGACACGATGCCGCCGATGAGCCCGACCCTGCGGCGTGCGTTCAACGCCCAGTTCGAGCGCCGCATCGTCGTCGCGGAGACCGACGTCGCGCTGCGGTACGCGGTCGAGGACACGAACTGGGCCGAGTGGCTCGGCCACGTCCTGCTCGCCGCAGGCGTTCGCGTCGTCGACCCGATCGCCGATCCGCGGGCCGACACCTCCGGCTGCCGGGATCTCCTGATCATGTCCGACTGGGCGACCAACGATCCCAGCCTGCAGCTGACACCACTCGGTGCGACACAGAGCGCGCTCGCGGTGTACGTCGCGGACATCCCACCGGCCCAGCGCACGTCGGCCGGGGACTCGATCTTCATCTCGAGGCTCACCGAGGCCGCAGCCGTCGAGGCGGTGCTGCGGCTCGTCGGCCGGACGGAGGCCGTTCTAGCCCCGGAAGTGGACCAAGGTTCCCCTCGATTCCCCGCGGAGGAGCCGTTCGTCTCCAACCTCGGGGCCCGCAACGCCCGTTTCACCGGGCGCGAGAACGAGTTGCGCACGCTCCGCCGCCAGCTCAGCAGCAGCGGCACGATCGTGGTCTCCAGCGCCAAGCCGGTCGCCCTGCAGGGCATGGGTGGCATCGGCAAGACTCAGATCGCGTTGGAGTACGCCCACCAGTTCCGGTCGGCCTACGACGTCATCTGGTGGATCAAGGCGGACCCGGTCACGTTCATCGACGTCCAGCTCGAGGACCTCGGCCGACGGCTCGAACTACCGCTGGGCGCCAGTGGCCCGGAGAACGCCAGGGCTGTTTTGGACGCGCTCCGGCGTGGCGTCCCGCACAAGCGGTGGCTGTTGATCTTCGACAACGCCGAGGACTCCCGCGTCGGTGACTTCCTTCCCAGCGGGCCCGGCCACGTCCTGATCACGTCACGCACCACGTCCTGGGGCGACCGGACGCGGACCGTGCCGATCGACGTGTTCGATCGACGCGAGAGCGTGGAGCATTTCCGCAGCCGGACACCGACGATCACGAGCGCCGAGGCGAACCAGCTCGCCGAGTTGCTCGGCGACCTGCCGATCGCGGTCGCCGCCGCTGCCGCGTTCCTCGCCGAGAGCCGGTTCCCGGTCGAGTCCCTGGTGCAGGAGATCGAGGCCCGCGGACCGGCCATGATCCCGCTGCCGGATCAGGCGGGCACTCCGAGCGACCAGACTCAGACGCAGCCGGTCCAGGCACTCTGGGACGTCTCGCTCAACCGGCTGCACGAGCGATCGGTCGCCGCATACCGGCTTCTCCAGCTCTGCTCGGTGATGGACACGTCGGTCGCGCTCGATCTGATCTACGGCGAGGAGATGGCGCAGGCGCTCACGCCCTACGACCCGAGCCTCACCGAGCGTCTGCTGCGCGGGCGGATGGTCCAGGAGATCGCCCGTCTCGCCCTGGCTCGGGTGGAGCCGCGCTCGGAGGGCCCCGGGGGCGAGGTCTCGGAAGGCCGCCTCTCCGTACACCGCCTGGTGCAGTACGTGGTCCGTTCCCGGATGTCGGACGAGGAGCTCGAGGAGGCGCGGCACCACGTGCACCTCGTCCTGGCCCGGTCTCGACCGCCGGGTGAGATCGACGATCCCGGCACCTGGCCTCGCTTCCGGACGCTCTGGCCGCACCTGGAACGGTCAAAGGCGGTCGAGTGCGACGATCCGGTGGTCCGGCAGCTGCTCATCGAGCGGGTCCGCTACCTGTGGGTGGGCGGGGACTACCAGCGCGGGTTGGAGCGGGCACGCCAGACCGAAGCCGTCTGGGTCGCCCGGCTGGACCGGATGGCCGCCGACCACGTCGTTGACGACGTCCGGCAGACGCTGCGCGGCCAGCTGCTGCACCTGCGCTTCAACATGGCCAACCTGTTGCGGAGTCTGGGTGACTTCGAGGAGTCCCGCACGCTGGACGAAGAGGTGCTCCGGGAACAGCAGGACCTGCTGGGCGACGACCATCCGCTGACGTTGATCACGGCCGGCAGCGCCGCGGGCGACCTGCGAGGGCTGGGCCACTACCAGGAAGCGCTGAAGCGGGACCAGCGTACATACGCGGCCTGGCAGGACCTGTTCGGCGAGGGGCACGCGCGGACGTTGGCCGCCCTGAACAACCTCGCCACGTCGTACCGGCTGATCGGCGACTACCGGCAGGCACTGGAGCTGGACGTCAAGGCCTACGAGGGTCGGCGGGGCACATTGGGCGAACGCCACCCGAGCACCCTGTACTCCGCCGGTCACATCGGCCGTGACCTCCGTGAGGGCGGCGAGTACGAACAGTCGGTGCGCCGTCTGCGCGTTGTCGCCGACGTCTTCGCCGAGGAGCTCTCCGCCGAAGCCCGCGACACCCTCAACGCCCGGGTCAACCTTGCCGTGTCGCTGCGGACCGCCGGCCACCTCGAGGAGGCCGAGGAACTCCTCCACGATGCCTACGACCGGCTCAGCGACAAGTTTCCCTACGCCCCGGACACGCTGTCGTGCCGACTGAGCCGAGCGGTCGTGCTGCTCCGGCTCGGCAACGACATCGCCGGATCGGAGCTCCGCGCGGTCTACGACGCGTACCAGCGCAGCTTCGGCCCGCAGCATCCGTACACGCTGATCTGCCTGAACAACCAGGTCGCGGCCGCCCATGACGCCGGCGATCGGTCCAGGGCACGGGAGCTGGCGGACGAGGTGGCTCGCGACTTCTCGCTCGCGCTCGGCCAGGACCACCCCTACACGCTGGCGGCCGAGATGAACCTCGGTATCGCCCTGGCCGAGATCGACGCGTTCGACCGGGCACTGACGCTCTTCGCGAGTGCCGTCGACCGCTCCGCCCGGTTCCTCGGCGAACGGCACCCCGACACGCTCTCCGGTGCGGCCAACCGGGCACTGATCGAGGTGCGGGCGGGCAGCGCCGGCCCGGACATCGTCGAGAAGGCGGTCCGGCGGCTGTCCGAGCGGGTCGGCCGGACCCACCCGACCGTTCTCACGATCGAGCAGGAGCGGCTCGTCACCCGGCTCATCGACCCGCTGCCGTTCTGA
- a CDS encoding alpha/beta fold hydrolase codes for MHDRDQAVREVKTPDGRILTVSVVGPEHGWPVFLLHGTPGSRTGPQPRATVLYRRGVRLISYDRPGYGGSTRYPDRRIVHAAADVAAIADDLRISRFSVVGRSGGGPHALACAVMLPHRIHRVATLCSMAPNYADIDWYSGMTEENVAEFSKASDADESALNGRLLWRALRTAADPRSLLDHLLPQMVTADQMVLSDAPIQVLLVDAYGEAVRSGPFGWIDDVLALRGDWGFRVEDITVPVRVWHGADDNFSPVSHARWLASHIPGALFDLHPEQAHFSAIEVLPDMLTWLSTMPANALR; via the coding sequence GTGCACGACCGGGACCAGGCGGTGCGTGAGGTAAAAACCCCAGACGGCCGTATTCTCACCGTTTCCGTCGTGGGTCCCGAGCACGGCTGGCCGGTATTCCTTCTGCACGGAACACCCGGCAGCCGCACCGGCCCGCAACCCCGCGCTACCGTGCTGTACCGGCGTGGAGTGCGGCTGATCTCTTACGACCGGCCGGGCTACGGTGGTTCCACCCGCTATCCGGATCGGCGCATCGTCCACGCCGCCGCGGACGTCGCCGCTATCGCCGACGACCTGCGCATCAGCCGCTTTTCGGTGGTCGGGAGATCGGGCGGTGGTCCACACGCCCTCGCGTGTGCGGTAATGCTTCCGCATCGGATCCATCGCGTGGCGACGCTGTGCAGCATGGCCCCGAACTATGCGGATATCGACTGGTACTCTGGGATGACCGAGGAAAACGTCGCAGAGTTCTCGAAGGCGAGTGATGCCGACGAGTCCGCGCTGAATGGTCGGCTGCTCTGGAGAGCGCTGCGGACAGCTGCTGATCCCCGCAGCCTTCTCGATCATCTGCTGCCACAAATGGTGACCGCCGATCAGATGGTGCTCAGCGACGCACCCATTCAAGTGTTGCTGGTCGACGCTTATGGCGAAGCGGTACGTAGCGGGCCGTTCGGCTGGATCGACGACGTGTTGGCCCTACGCGGCGATTGGGGTTTCCGGGTCGAGGACATCACCGTTCCGGTGCGCGTCTGGCACGGGGCGGACGACAACTTCTCGCCGGTTTCCCACGCGCGCTGGTTGGCTTCCCATATTCCGGGCGCCCTATTCGATCTGCATCCCGAACAGGCGCACTTCAGCGCGATCGAGGTGCTGCCCGACATGCTGACGTGGTTGTCCACGATGCCGGCGAACGCTCTGCGCTGA
- a CDS encoding TIR-like protein FxsC translates to MDTPAGRRSSSGAYFFVSYAQVPPIEGEEPRSDPLVDTFFTDLVTHVGRHATDTSRRLGLYDKTLEPGRDWGNAVGHALSEAEVFVPLYSPRYFRGSWTRRERLLFEDRLRAAHADPARHIKPVLWMPLPPGTSTASTGAEALGRGVPQYAELGLGPLCDVARTEPAGTYRDAYEEIVDRLAKQIVDVAEHSPIGPSPAASPATTVPVSLDVADFVIAVFAPTAESPPSGADPVAYGATALAWSPFAATRPVPIAQQASYVTERLDLNATVTAVPGAHPLWTQKPAILLVDVWQAADPDASPSLLQVLKGLPSWVLPVAITDGDDSGVPARAAEARARTLAMLTDAGAEPRLAAADGYDRFMNVMPTLVTRARRRFFREIPSSYPGRPRLGGTDSVRRAVEGDD, encoded by the coding sequence ATGGATACTCCGGCGGGCCGCAGGTCGTCATCGGGCGCGTACTTCTTCGTCAGCTACGCGCAGGTCCCACCGATCGAGGGCGAGGAGCCCCGGAGCGATCCGCTGGTCGACACGTTCTTCACCGATCTCGTCACGCACGTCGGCAGGCACGCCACCGACACCTCCAGACGGCTCGGTCTCTACGACAAGACGCTCGAACCGGGCCGCGACTGGGGAAACGCCGTCGGGCACGCGCTGAGCGAGGCCGAAGTGTTCGTCCCGCTGTATTCGCCCCGGTACTTCCGCGGTTCGTGGACCCGCCGCGAGCGTCTGTTGTTCGAGGACCGGCTGCGGGCCGCGCACGCCGACCCGGCGAGGCACATCAAGCCCGTGCTGTGGATGCCGTTGCCACCCGGCACGTCAACGGCGTCCACGGGCGCCGAAGCCCTGGGCAGAGGTGTCCCCCAGTACGCCGAGCTGGGGCTGGGGCCCCTGTGCGACGTCGCCCGGACCGAACCGGCAGGCACCTACCGCGACGCGTACGAGGAGATCGTGGATCGGCTCGCGAAGCAGATCGTGGACGTGGCCGAACACTCACCGATCGGACCGTCACCCGCGGCGAGCCCGGCGACGACCGTGCCGGTGTCGCTCGACGTCGCCGATTTCGTGATCGCTGTGTTCGCACCGACCGCCGAATCGCCACCGTCCGGAGCCGATCCGGTCGCGTACGGGGCAACCGCCCTCGCGTGGTCACCGTTCGCCGCCACGCGCCCCGTCCCCATCGCCCAGCAAGCGAGCTACGTCACCGAACGGCTCGATCTCAACGCCACGGTGACCGCAGTGCCCGGCGCGCATCCGCTGTGGACGCAGAAGCCGGCGATCCTTCTCGTCGACGTCTGGCAGGCAGCCGACCCGGATGCCTCGCCGAGCCTGCTCCAGGTCCTCAAGGGGTTGCCGAGCTGGGTCCTGCCGGTCGCGATCACCGACGGGGACGACAGCGGTGTCCCGGCGCGCGCCGCGGAGGCGCGTGCGCGGACCCTCGCTATGCTCACCGACGCCGGAGCCGAACCTCGCCTCGCGGCTGCCGACGGGTACGACCGTTTCATGAACGTCATGCCCACGCTCGTCACCCGCGCACGGCGTCGTTTCTTCCGGGAGATACCCAGCAGCTACCCGGGCCGGCCGCGGCTCGGGGGAACCGATTCCGTCCGCCGTGCCGTGGAAGGCGATGACTGA
- a CDS encoding TIR domain-containing protein gives MWTVLLDHSSSMGEGFVASAKDAAPRDRHSHQQSKLAAAVENLMATLEWIPNETPIALFGFTSSARLLTSGVVGDSARISDALAALRPTDGTDIAAALDRVRHHFASTASAPPVKSVLLVTDGLSDVTKARSAAERCTATGIQVMMILIDPTDQARALANAVATGGCQPVYGTEELAEATAGVTNAMLAGPRLKAARARAAARRNEVHAEAAGKEPVEFTAAFPGRLPRGGAAELHVFVHQPSMRAQLEAEVATLRTRSPLTRTAHGDDVALRVKRRSRIWIEPVIDGIQCYPSTPQLVVWENALEHREFTLLADSTAGVREGTVEVSVEQDGMRLVAARIPVSIQVGESQAAWETRTVRMVSKVFASYAREDNRIVERFWAAYRALGIELFVDLDMPPGVVWEPFLREQIDDSDAFQLFWSDESAGSPNVAAEWQHALATASAKRGASFIKPVFWADTCPAVPPELNHLHFRKFDPADLGLLPDGESRTHAEKPSPSRLQLRVPVLSFVTDTAAAITASRAESALRGIVPFLESLTELRYYPPVTCLVDAATVHGVRRETEPDARPRPDLARDEGSEVDLPEATEQIVDRIGRVLLRFHRTRYAHTLIHAEDWFEGDVRTHLAGARQRETLRELPTNKALEELRLDNFPAYASRYLALISQQVAEYLRSCSPDERRQLGADYPEELRAARDQVLRLIRAKPPVPRISRLIRTGAPTLGVFRYRDDGLAPGKSVRSFLPHPEIPVVLLSVNTFDLLADSVRADGVPEAEVSENVVVMLSSTLAHEHAHGILALGVDEQGRAATGLRNDEWTTAANLNEAIATWIQGHYQREDPDAFEEWRRYVVFGEYPSWPYRGAETVEALYQRDGVGAVQRLIRDVRHDPDAAQRHFDDLVQNGLPAPDPPPEPVARPPRKAWSFRRARRTTGP, from the coding sequence ATGTGGACCGTTCTGCTCGACCACTCGAGCTCGATGGGTGAGGGCTTCGTTGCTTCGGCGAAGGACGCGGCGCCGCGAGATCGCCACTCCCACCAGCAGAGCAAGCTCGCGGCGGCCGTGGAGAACCTCATGGCCACTCTCGAGTGGATTCCCAACGAAACGCCGATCGCACTGTTCGGCTTCACCAGCTCAGCCAGGCTCTTGACCAGCGGTGTAGTCGGCGACTCCGCTCGTATCAGCGACGCGCTGGCCGCGTTACGGCCGACCGATGGGACCGATATCGCGGCCGCACTCGATCGGGTGCGTCACCATTTCGCGAGCACTGCCTCGGCTCCGCCGGTCAAGAGCGTGCTGCTGGTGACCGACGGGCTCTCCGACGTTACGAAGGCCCGGAGCGCCGCCGAGCGATGCACCGCTACGGGCATCCAGGTGATGATGATCCTCATCGACCCAACGGACCAGGCCAGGGCATTGGCCAACGCGGTCGCGACCGGGGGATGCCAGCCGGTCTACGGCACCGAGGAATTGGCGGAAGCCACGGCCGGCGTGACCAACGCGATGCTGGCCGGCCCACGCCTGAAAGCGGCCAGAGCCCGTGCCGCGGCACGGCGAAACGAGGTCCACGCCGAAGCCGCGGGCAAGGAGCCGGTGGAATTCACCGCGGCCTTTCCCGGCCGGTTGCCGAGGGGAGGAGCCGCCGAGCTGCACGTCTTCGTACATCAGCCCTCAATGCGCGCGCAGTTGGAAGCCGAAGTCGCGACGCTCCGGACCCGATCGCCGCTGACCCGAACCGCGCACGGCGACGACGTCGCGCTGAGGGTGAAGAGACGGAGCCGGATCTGGATCGAGCCGGTCATCGACGGCATTCAGTGCTACCCGAGTACGCCGCAGTTGGTGGTATGGGAGAACGCGCTGGAACACCGCGAGTTCACTCTGCTCGCAGATAGCACGGCCGGCGTCCGCGAGGGCACGGTCGAGGTATCGGTCGAGCAGGACGGTATGAGGCTCGTGGCCGCGCGCATCCCGGTGTCGATTCAGGTCGGGGAAAGTCAGGCGGCATGGGAGACCCGCACCGTCCGAATGGTCAGCAAGGTGTTCGCGTCGTACGCGCGCGAGGACAACCGGATCGTGGAGCGATTCTGGGCTGCCTACCGCGCGCTCGGCATCGAGCTGTTCGTCGACCTTGACATGCCGCCGGGCGTCGTCTGGGAGCCGTTCTTACGGGAACAGATCGACGATTCGGATGCGTTCCAGCTTTTCTGGTCGGACGAATCTGCGGGCTCCCCGAACGTCGCAGCGGAGTGGCAGCACGCACTCGCCACCGCGTCGGCGAAACGCGGAGCCAGCTTCATCAAGCCCGTCTTCTGGGCCGATACTTGTCCTGCCGTCCCACCGGAGTTGAACCACCTGCATTTCCGCAAATTCGATCCCGCCGACCTGGGCCTGCTCCCCGACGGCGAGTCACGGACCCACGCGGAGAAACCCAGCCCGAGCCGCCTCCAACTGCGGGTCCCGGTGTTGTCGTTCGTCACCGACACCGCAGCGGCGATCACGGCATCGCGTGCCGAGTCAGCCTTGCGCGGCATCGTCCCGTTCCTCGAGAGTCTGACCGAACTGCGCTACTACCCGCCGGTGACGTGCTTGGTCGACGCCGCAACGGTTCACGGCGTACGCAGAGAGACCGAGCCTGACGCGCGTCCACGGCCGGACCTCGCGCGGGACGAGGGCTCCGAGGTCGATCTGCCGGAAGCCACCGAACAGATAGTGGACCGGATCGGCAGGGTTCTCCTGAGGTTCCATCGGACCCGGTACGCGCACACACTGATTCACGCCGAAGACTGGTTCGAGGGCGATGTTCGAACCCATCTCGCCGGCGCGAGGCAGCGCGAGACTTTGCGAGAGCTGCCCACCAACAAGGCACTCGAAGAGCTCCGTCTCGACAACTTTCCCGCCTACGCCTCGCGCTACTTGGCGCTTATCTCGCAGCAGGTAGCCGAATATCTACGCTCCTGTTCGCCGGACGAGCGGCGGCAGTTGGGTGCCGACTATCCGGAGGAGTTGCGCGCCGCCCGCGACCAGGTACTACGCCTGATCCGCGCGAAGCCTCCCGTCCCCCGGATCTCCCGGCTCATCAGGACCGGCGCGCCGACGCTCGGCGTTTTCCGGTACCGCGATGACGGGCTCGCGCCGGGTAAGTCGGTCCGTTCGTTTCTCCCGCATCCGGAAATCCCGGTCGTCTTGCTGAGCGTGAACACGTTCGATCTGTTGGCGGACAGCGTCCGGGCTGACGGCGTTCCGGAGGCCGAGGTGAGCGAGAACGTCGTCGTCATGCTGTCCTCGACGCTCGCGCACGAACATGCCCACGGGATCCTCGCTCTCGGCGTTGATGAGCAAGGACGTGCGGCCACGGGTCTCCGCAACGATGAATGGACGACCGCCGCCAACCTGAACGAAGCGATCGCTACCTGGATACAGGGGCACTACCAGCGCGAGGACCCCGACGCCTTCGAGGAGTGGCGGCGCTACGTGGTCTTCGGCGAGTACCCGTCGTGGCCCTATCGAGGTGCAGAGACGGTCGAGGCGCTCTACCAGCGCGATGGAGTCGGTGCTGTCCAGCGGCTCATCCGCGACGTGCGCCATGATCCGGACGCCGCACAACGGCACTTCGACGACCTGGTGCAGAACGGCCTCCCGGCACCGGATCCACCGCCGGAGCCGGTGGCTCGTCCACCTCGCAAAGCCTGGTCGTTCCGGCGAGCGCGAAGGACCACGGGTCCATGA